A window of the Isosphaera pallida ATCC 43644 genome harbors these coding sequences:
- a CDS encoding GNAT family N-acetyltransferase — MNSSSDSSTPNRLTSNDPAFPPFWAHQTTFPIHHQGAVYRPGTENDEDAAFELLKELAPGYDREMFLGALTEPGYRPERRLVVEWAGRLVSQLTMIPRRLIIGAARVACQDIRGVGTLPEYRGRGYAQNLVRLAEALARRRPDAQRPATPAGGSVVTPSPAVWKSTGSHPLGSSLPIASAGLLTIATTMPAFFQALGWTPVGRPRALAIPSRILPAIADAPLERHEVDPDRPESWRVRPWRQVELLDLMRLYQIQFGSTTGALERSEEHWRWLVSRRLAHAVLVACVGDEVGGYVFIKDHRVLEIAHNPARPSALTALLGRVRAEALERAYPVVALFAPENHPARRLVVEPSASSLSRGGPPSWTAFDPADPDEIVAMVRVVDPVRLLLDLLPELEQRHLADHPGEPLELGFQVESRKALVKLGTEPGQARIELDRVGRRRFQLSAPSFTQLVLGGVEDPAALIAADSTSSASGRSAVEAARRLFPPQPFWRGPLDLAER, encoded by the coding sequence ATGAATTCCTCCTCTGACTCCTCCACACCCAACAGGTTGACCTCCAACGACCCCGCCTTCCCACCGTTTTGGGCCCATCAGACGACGTTCCCGATTCATCATCAGGGCGCGGTTTATCGTCCGGGAACCGAGAACGATGAAGACGCTGCCTTTGAACTTCTCAAAGAGTTGGCTCCCGGCTACGACCGGGAGATGTTTCTTGGCGCGTTGACCGAACCGGGGTACCGCCCCGAACGTCGTCTCGTGGTGGAATGGGCGGGCCGCCTGGTTAGTCAGTTGACCATGATTCCTCGACGCCTGATTATCGGTGCGGCGCGGGTGGCCTGTCAGGACATTCGAGGAGTGGGGACGCTTCCAGAGTACCGCGGTCGTGGTTACGCGCAAAATCTCGTGCGTCTGGCCGAAGCGCTGGCCCGACGCCGACCTGACGCGCAGCGTCCCGCGACCCCAGCAGGCGGATCGGTTGTTACGCCTTCGCCGGCGGTTTGGAAGTCCACCGGGTCGCATCCGCTCGGTTCGAGTCTTCCGATCGCTTCGGCGGGCTTGCTGACCATCGCCACCACCATGCCGGCCTTCTTCCAGGCTCTGGGCTGGACGCCAGTGGGCCGTCCCCGCGCGTTGGCGATTCCTAGCCGCATCCTGCCGGCGATTGCCGATGCCCCGCTGGAGCGTCACGAGGTCGATCCCGACCGCCCGGAATCCTGGCGGGTCCGTCCCTGGCGTCAGGTCGAACTGCTTGATCTCATGCGGCTTTACCAGATTCAGTTCGGTTCCACGACCGGCGCGCTCGAACGCTCCGAAGAACACTGGAGATGGCTGGTCTCCCGCCGCCTGGCTCACGCGGTTCTAGTCGCCTGCGTAGGGGATGAGGTGGGCGGCTATGTATTCATCAAAGACCATCGCGTGCTGGAAATCGCCCACAACCCCGCACGACCCTCGGCGTTGACGGCGTTGCTCGGTCGGGTGCGGGCCGAAGCTCTGGAACGGGCCTATCCCGTGGTAGCTCTGTTCGCGCCCGAAAATCACCCAGCGCGGCGGCTGGTCGTGGAGCCGTCGGCGTCGAGCTTGAGCCGCGGCGGTCCGCCTTCGTGGACCGCCTTTGACCCCGCCGACCCTGATGAAATCGTTGCGATGGTTCGCGTGGTTGATCCCGTGCGACTTCTTCTTGATCTGCTGCCCGAGCTGGAGCAGCGCCATCTAGCCGACCATCCTGGCGAACCACTGGAGTTGGGCTTTCAGGTTGAAAGCCGAAAAGCGTTAGTGAAACTGGGAACGGAACCGGGCCAAGCCCGGATCGAGCTGGACCGGGTCGGACGCCGTCGGTTTCAGCTGTCGGCCCCCAGCTTCACCCAACTCGTCTTGGGCGGTGTTGAAGACCCCGCCGCCTTAATCGCCGCCGACTCCACCTCATCCGCCTCGGGACGCTCCGCGGTGGAGGCGGCCCGACGCTTGTTCCCACCCCAGCCGTTTTGGCGTGGTCCGCTCGACCTGGCCGAGCGTTGA
- a CDS encoding PSD1 and planctomycete cytochrome C domain-containing protein: protein MTSVFYPHRSDFASHCDFGGREGGRRLAITMALLTCAGASFVFPTQSLGQTDNPSATVTNSSVTSNSAKPIDYATQVRPILAVSCYRCHGEDRVEGGLRLDVREDALELGGVSGPAITPGDSHRSSLIRRVKGKGVKRMPPEGPPLSPEQIELLARWIDQGATWPEDEGLGAIVAAHWSYRPPVRPHPPQAVVAEDEHLDPIDRFVLNRLRSEGITPSGPAARTTLIRRLSLDLIGLPPTPQEVEAFLADESPQAVERVVDRLLASPRFGERWASWWLDLARYADTHGFEKDPRRTMWRYRDWVIDAFNRDLPFDQFTIEQLAGDMLPNATLEQRIASGFHRNTMINTEGGVDPEEARHHTIVDRVNTTATVWLASTLGCAQCHSHKYDPYRHDEYYRVYALFNNADEPEIPTPTAADLAAAEAHRARVAQAEARLHERTPERLARLAAWEATVLNQTAWRYSIPSLARSLGGASLTVRPDGSVLVSGTNPDFDTYEVVFEGLQGSITALRLDVLPDPTLPEAGVGRHPNGSFVLNRIEVEAQPPDEASPLPIPLASARADHTQPGHDAAHLVADLNDPKAKAGWAIGAYEPSGRVRRSVILTPKTPIDFGDAVSYRLVVRLIHRSSWPQANLGAFRLGFTNQPHPDFSFDPPDEIRQILAVAPDQRDDAQRHRLWNHFLSVDPELKALRAELETLKQQAPQPTTTLVMAEREVPRTTVIRLRGEFLSPGDPVEPGIPAAWGRLPEDQPANRLTFARWLVAPDNPRTSRVLVNRLWEQLFGIGLVRTVEDFGTQGESPSHPELLDELATGLVADGWSVKRLLKRIVMSQTYQRDSRVRPDLVERDPDNRLLARGPRFRLPAEILRDNALAIAGLLSDKIGGPSVFPPQPEGIWTMIYSNDKWIESQGEDRYRRGLYTFWRRTAPYPTFLMFDAPSREVCTVGRNRSNTPLQALATLNDPGFFEPARAFGARIAAHDAADDAQRIDYAYRLAVARPARPREIERLGQLLDLERTRLANDPRAVENLAWPQRDPKVSALDAAAWAVVANVVLNLDETLTKE from the coding sequence ATGACATCCGTGTTCTATCCCCATCGTTCCGATTTCGCTTCGCATTGTGATTTTGGAGGAAGGGAAGGGGGGCGGCGTCTGGCCATTACGATGGCGTTGTTGACATGCGCGGGAGCGAGTTTTGTTTTCCCTACCCAGTCGTTGGGTCAGACGGACAATCCTTCAGCAACGGTAACAAACTCGTCCGTCACTTCAAACTCCGCGAAACCAATTGACTACGCCACTCAGGTTCGTCCCATCCTCGCGGTCTCCTGCTACCGCTGTCATGGGGAGGATCGCGTTGAGGGGGGTCTGAGGCTGGATGTCCGTGAGGATGCGTTGGAACTCGGCGGCGTCTCGGGCCCGGCGATCACCCCCGGCGACTCGCACCGGAGCAGTCTGATCCGGCGAGTCAAAGGAAAGGGCGTCAAGCGGATGCCGCCAGAAGGGCCGCCGCTCAGCCCTGAGCAAATCGAGTTGCTGGCCCGTTGGATTGACCAAGGGGCGACCTGGCCCGAGGACGAGGGCCTCGGCGCGATTGTGGCGGCTCATTGGTCATATCGTCCGCCGGTTCGTCCCCACCCCCCTCAAGCCGTGGTCGCCGAGGACGAACACCTCGATCCGATTGACCGCTTCGTGCTGAACCGTCTGCGCTCCGAGGGGATCACTCCATCCGGACCGGCCGCCCGGACCACTCTGATCCGCCGTCTGTCGCTGGACCTAATCGGTCTGCCGCCCACGCCCCAGGAAGTCGAAGCGTTCCTCGCCGACGAGTCGCCCCAGGCGGTCGAGCGGGTGGTGGACCGCTTGCTCGCTTCCCCCCGTTTCGGCGAGCGCTGGGCATCCTGGTGGCTCGACCTGGCCCGCTACGCCGACACCCACGGCTTCGAGAAGGACCCCCGCCGCACTATGTGGCGCTACCGCGATTGGGTCATCGACGCCTTCAACCGCGATCTGCCATTCGATCAATTCACGATCGAGCAACTCGCCGGCGACATGCTGCCCAACGCGACCCTGGAACAACGCATCGCCTCTGGTTTCCACCGCAACACCATGATCAACACCGAAGGGGGCGTCGATCCCGAAGAAGCGCGACACCACACTATCGTCGATCGGGTCAACACCACCGCGACCGTCTGGCTCGCTTCGACCCTCGGATGCGCGCAGTGCCACTCTCATAAATACGACCCCTACCGCCATGACGAGTATTACCGAGTCTACGCCCTCTTTAACAACGCCGACGAGCCGGAGATCCCCACTCCGACCGCCGCTGACCTGGCCGCCGCCGAAGCCCACCGCGCCCGGGTCGCTCAGGCGGAGGCCCGATTGCATGAGCGAACCCCCGAACGTCTCGCGCGGCTAGCCGCCTGGGAAGCCACCGTCCTCAACCAGACCGCTTGGCGTTACTCCATCCCTTCCTTGGCCCGGTCGCTAGGCGGCGCGAGCTTGACGGTTCGCCCCGACGGCTCAGTCCTGGTCTCGGGCACCAATCCCGACTTCGATACCTACGAGGTCGTCTTCGAGGGCCTCCAGGGCTCCATCACGGCGCTGCGTTTGGACGTGCTGCCCGACCCAACCCTGCCAGAAGCCGGCGTGGGCCGTCACCCCAACGGCAGCTTCGTTCTCAACCGGATTGAAGTCGAGGCCCAGCCGCCCGACGAGGCAAGCCCGTTGCCGATCCCGTTGGCCTCAGCGCGGGCCGACCATACCCAACCCGGCCACGACGCCGCCCACCTCGTCGCCGACCTCAACGACCCCAAGGCTAAGGCGGGCTGGGCGATCGGAGCCTACGAACCCTCGGGACGGGTCCGACGTTCGGTCATCCTTACCCCCAAAACCCCAATCGACTTCGGCGACGCGGTGTCCTATCGCCTGGTCGTCAGGTTGATCCACCGCTCTTCGTGGCCCCAGGCTAACCTTGGCGCATTTCGCCTCGGCTTCACCAATCAACCCCACCCCGACTTCTCCTTTGATCCCCCCGATGAGATTCGCCAAATCCTGGCCGTCGCCCCGGATCAACGCGACGACGCTCAGCGCCATCGTCTTTGGAACCACTTCCTGTCCGTGGACCCAGAACTTAAAGCGCTCCGCGCCGAGCTGGAAACCCTCAAGCAACAGGCCCCCCAACCCACTACCACCCTGGTCATGGCCGAACGCGAGGTACCACGCACGACTGTCATTCGTCTCCGAGGCGAGTTCCTCTCGCCCGGCGACCCGGTCGAGCCGGGAATTCCGGCGGCCTGGGGACGTTTGCCCGAGGATCAACCGGCGAATCGTCTGACCTTCGCTCGCTGGCTCGTCGCGCCCGACAACCCCCGGACTTCCCGCGTCCTGGTCAATCGCCTCTGGGAACAGCTCTTTGGAATCGGCCTCGTCCGCACCGTCGAGGACTTTGGCACGCAGGGGGAATCCCCCAGCCATCCTGAACTGCTCGACGAACTCGCCACCGGTTTGGTCGCCGACGGCTGGAGCGTCAAACGGTTGCTCAAACGCATCGTGATGTCGCAAACCTACCAGCGCGACTCGCGCGTTCGGCCCGACCTCGTCGAGCGCGACCCTGACAATCGGTTGCTGGCTCGTGGACCTCGCTTCCGTCTGCCGGCGGAGATTCTCCGAGATAATGCGTTGGCGATCGCCGGGCTGTTGTCCGACAAGATCGGCGGCCCCAGCGTTTTCCCGCCCCAGCCCGAAGGGATCTGGACCATGATCTACTCCAACGACAAGTGGATCGAGTCCCAAGGCGAGGACCGCTATCGTCGCGGACTCTACACCTTCTGGCGACGCACCGCGCCCTATCCCACCTTCCTGATGTTCGACGCCCCCAGCCGCGAAGTCTGCACGGTGGGCCGCAATCGTTCCAACACCCCGTTGCAAGCGTTGGCCACACTCAACGACCCCGGCTTCTTCGAACCCGCGCGGGCCTTCGGCGCGCGGATCGCCGCCCACGACGCGGCTGACGACGCCCAACGGATCGACTACGCTTACCGCCTCGCCGTGGCGCGGCCCGCCCGTCCCCGCGAAATCGAGCGCCTAGGCCAACTCCTCGACCTGGAACGTACCCGCCTCGCCAACGACCCCCGCGCTGTCGAAAACCTCGCCTGGCCCCAACGCGACCCCAAGGTGTCCGCCCTCGACGCGGCCGCCTGGGCGGTGGTCGCCAACGTGGTGCTCAACCTCGATGAAACCCTCACCAAGGAATAA
- a CDS encoding DUF1501 domain-containing protein, with the protein MNVVSNTDPLAPLEPAERRRVVREALRATTRRHFFRECRLGLGSLALASLLNPNLFKATARGDEPSRTRAPHFAPKVKRVIYLFMEGAPSQLDLFDYKPKLNELNGQPIPESYTKNERFAFIKGTPKLLGSPHSFAKHGECGMELSALLPHLASIADDITLIRSVKTDAFNHAPAQLFLNTGSPQFGRPSMGSWLTYGLGSEAEDLPGFIVLLSGGGQPSGGAACWSSGFLPTTHQGVQFRSQGDPVLFLSNPAGIDDACRRRTLDALRDLNADHLDTVGDPEIATRINAFEMAYRMQTSAPGLIDLGNEPRSILEMYGAEPGVASFANNCLLARRLVERGVRFVQLYHRGWDSHGTGPDTDLLTGLPRQTRDTDRPAAALVKDLKQRGLLEETLVIFSGEFGRTPMNEERNGSKFLGRDHHPHAFSLWMAGGGLKPGLTYGATDELGYFVTENLVHVHDLQATILHLMGIDHTRLTYRFQGRDFRLTDVHGRVVYDLLA; encoded by the coding sequence ATGAACGTGGTCTCCAACACCGATCCGCTCGCCCCCCTGGAGCCGGCGGAACGCCGCCGGGTGGTTCGTGAAGCCCTCCGCGCCACGACGCGCCGCCACTTCTTCCGCGAGTGTCGGTTGGGTCTTGGTTCCCTAGCGCTGGCCTCGTTACTCAACCCCAACCTTTTTAAGGCCACGGCCCGCGGCGACGAGCCATCTCGAACTCGCGCCCCCCATTTCGCCCCCAAGGTTAAACGGGTGATTTATCTTTTTATGGAAGGCGCGCCGAGCCAACTCGACTTGTTCGATTACAAGCCCAAACTCAACGAGCTCAACGGTCAACCGATTCCCGAGAGCTACACCAAAAACGAGCGGTTCGCCTTCATCAAGGGGACGCCCAAGCTGTTAGGGTCGCCCCACTCGTTCGCCAAACATGGCGAATGCGGTATGGAGCTTTCCGCGCTTCTCCCCCATCTGGCTTCGATCGCCGATGACATCACGTTAATTCGTTCGGTGAAGACCGACGCTTTCAACCACGCCCCAGCGCAACTTTTCCTCAATACTGGCTCGCCTCAATTCGGGCGGCCTTCGATGGGCTCGTGGCTAACTTACGGTCTGGGCAGCGAAGCCGAGGATTTGCCCGGTTTCATCGTGCTGCTTTCGGGTGGCGGCCAGCCCTCGGGAGGGGCTGCCTGCTGGTCCTCCGGCTTCCTGCCCACGACTCATCAAGGGGTGCAGTTCCGATCCCAAGGCGATCCCGTCCTGTTCCTGTCCAACCCCGCTGGCATCGACGACGCCTGCCGACGACGCACCCTCGACGCGCTGCGCGACCTCAACGCCGACCACCTCGACACCGTGGGTGACCCCGAAATTGCTACCCGGATCAACGCCTTTGAAATGGCTTATCGGATGCAAACCTCTGCGCCCGGCCTGATCGATCTGGGAAACGAACCGCGGTCGATCTTGGAGATGTATGGCGCGGAACCGGGCGTGGCGTCGTTCGCCAACAACTGTCTGCTGGCCCGCCGCCTGGTCGAACGCGGCGTCCGCTTCGTCCAATTGTACCATCGCGGTTGGGACTCGCACGGCACCGGTCCCGACACTGACCTGCTCACTGGTCTGCCCCGACAAACCCGCGACACCGACCGACCCGCCGCGGCGCTGGTCAAAGACCTCAAACAACGTGGCTTGCTTGAGGAAACCCTGGTCATCTTCAGCGGAGAGTTTGGTCGAACTCCTATGAACGAGGAGCGCAATGGCTCCAAGTTCCTAGGACGCGACCATCACCCCCACGCCTTTTCGCTCTGGATGGCCGGCGGAGGACTCAAGCCCGGCCTGACCTACGGCGCAACCGACGAACTCGGCTACTTCGTCACCGAAAACTTAGTGCATGTGCATGATCTTCAAGCCACGATCCTGCACCTCATGGGAATCGATCACACTCGTCTGACCTATCGCTTCCAGGGCCGTGATTTCCGCCTCACCGATGTCCACGGGCGTGTGGTTTACGACCTGCTCGCCTGA
- a CDS encoding glycosyltransferase, translating to MPPFPPSRADASNRSTSAVAPAQTQRDARFVVLIPIRDDWESARLLLDALDDALGGAGLTAEVLMVDDGSEQPWTTWDWPTCYNHLERVEVLPLRRNLGHQRAIALGLAYLEAERDRPAVVVMDGDGEDNPRDVPMLWRRCVDEGMTKIVFAGRARRSESRVFQVGYRTYQVLHRVLTGIPVRFGNFSVIPPVRLASLTTVTELWNHYAAAAVRSRQPHVVVPTHRAKRLKGQSRMNFPALVIHGLSAVSVFSEIVGVRLLILASLLLGALSGAALGLGVYVWWTGQVVPKSWIVGIGLILGLPAFLALLALGFCVLVLASRSSAGFLPCRDYHFFFDPPQPVAPRLTTALPAESASIPSSRRAS from the coding sequence ATGCCTCCTTTTCCACCCAGCCGAGCCGACGCTTCAAACCGCTCGACGTCCGCCGTCGCCCCGGCCCAAACTCAGCGCGACGCGCGATTCGTGGTCCTCATCCCGATTCGGGACGACTGGGAATCGGCCCGCCTCCTTTTGGATGCGCTAGACGACGCCTTGGGCGGGGCCGGTTTGACGGCGGAGGTTCTCATGGTGGACGACGGCTCCGAACAACCGTGGACCACCTGGGATTGGCCCACGTGTTACAACCATCTCGAACGGGTTGAAGTGCTGCCATTGCGACGCAACCTCGGCCACCAACGCGCCATTGCGCTGGGATTGGCCTACCTGGAGGCCGAACGCGACCGCCCGGCGGTGGTGGTCATGGATGGCGACGGCGAGGACAACCCCCGGGATGTCCCTATGCTTTGGCGTCGCTGCGTGGACGAAGGGATGACGAAAATCGTCTTTGCCGGACGAGCGCGACGCTCCGAATCCAGGGTGTTTCAGGTGGGCTATCGAACCTATCAGGTGTTGCACCGCGTTTTGACCGGCATCCCGGTGCGGTTTGGCAACTTTAGCGTGATCCCGCCAGTTCGTTTGGCCAGCCTCACCACCGTGACCGAGTTGTGGAACCACTATGCCGCAGCGGCGGTCCGTTCACGTCAGCCCCATGTCGTGGTGCCAACCCATCGCGCGAAACGGCTCAAGGGCCAATCGCGGATGAACTTTCCAGCGTTGGTGATTCATGGCCTCAGCGCCGTGTCGGTCTTCAGCGAGATCGTGGGGGTTCGCCTACTCATTCTGGCGTCGTTGCTGTTAGGAGCGTTGAGCGGCGCGGCGCTTGGTCTTGGGGTCTACGTTTGGTGGACCGGCCAGGTGGTGCCCAAATCCTGGATCGTGGGAATTGGCCTCATTCTAGGTCTGCCCGCATTTTTGGCCCTCTTAGCGTTAGGGTTCTGCGTGCTGGTGCTGGCCAGTCGCAGCAGCGCGGGCTTCCTGCCCTGCCGGGATTACCACTTCTTCTTCGACCCACCTCAGCCTGTGGCCCCACGACTAACCACCGCGCTGCCCGCCGAATCCGCCTCGATCCCATCGAGCCGTCGTGCATCGTAA